The region GGTCGAGGAACGGCTGGCGCTGCTCGAGCAGCCGTTGCCCGAAGACGGCCTGTCCCCGGAGGCGGCGCTCGCCCGGTTCGAGCGCATGGTGCTCCCGCATCCGATGGGTAACGGGCACCCCCGGTTCTTCGGGTGGGTCAACGCGCCGCCGGCGCCGATCGCCGTTGTCGCCGAGCTGCTGGCCGCGGCGATGAACCCGAGCTGTGCGGGCGGCGACCACGCCGCGATCTACCTCGAGCGCTGCACGGTTCGGTGGCTGGCGGAACTGCTCGGGTATCCGGCCGAGGGCGGCATGGGGCTGCTCGTCAGCGGCGGGTCCACGGCGACGCTCACGTGCCTGGCCGCCGCGCGCCACAAGGCGGTGTCCGCCGCCGGCGGCGACGTGCGTGCCGCGGGGCTGCCGCCGCACGCGCGGTTTGTGCTGTACCTGTCCGAGGAAGGCCACAGCTGTCTTCGCAAGTCGGCCGAACTCCTGGGGCTCGGCACGAGCGCCCTTCGGATCGTCCCGGTGGACGCGGAGTGGCGTCTGGATGTCGCCCCCCTGCGGGAGGCGATCGTCGCCGACCGCGCGGCCGGGCGCGTGCCGTTCTGCGTCTGCGCGAGCGCGGGGACCGTCGCCACCGGCGCCATCGATCAACTGGCGGCCATCGCGGACGTGTGCGCCCGTGAGCGTCTCTGGTTTCACGTCGACGGCGCGTACGGCGCCCCCGGCGTCCTGGATCCGGCCGTGGCCGCCCGGTACGCCGGGATGGCGCGGGCCGATTCCCTCGCGATCGATCCCCATAAGTGGCTCTCCGTACCGGTGGAATGCGGGTGCGCGCTGGTGCGGGACGGACGATTGCTGCGGGAGGCGTTCAGTTTGATCCCCTCCTACCTGCAGACCGAGGAGGGGAGAGGCTTCGGAGGACTGCCCTGGTATGCGGAATACGGTTTCCAGCAGACGCGAGGGTTCCGGGCGCTCAAGGTGTGGATGACACTCCAGCATCTGGGACGCCGCGGCCTCGCCGCGCACGTGGCCCGGCACAACGCGCTGGCACAGTCTCTCGCCGCCCGGGTCGACGCCGCGCCGGATCTCGAACTGACGGCCCCTGTCACCCTGTCGATTGTCTGCTTTCGGTACGTGCCGCCGGGCTGGCCGGCCGGCGACCCGCGGCTCGACGATCTCAACAAGGCGATCATGCAGGAGGTTCAGGCCGGCGGGGAGGCGTTTCTCACCAATGCCGTGCTTCGGGGCCGTTTCACGCTGCGCGCGTGCGTCCTCCATTATGGGACGGGCGAAGCGGACCTCGACGCGCTGATCGATGTG is a window of bacterium DNA encoding:
- a CDS encoding pyridoxal-dependent decarboxylase, translating into MGDGNGSGSLAMDAEDFRRLGHRAVDLVASYLSDIGERPVFHPMAVEERLALLEQPLPEDGLSPEAALARFERMVLPHPMGNGHPRFFGWVNAPPAPIAVVAELLAAAMNPSCAGGDHAAIYLERCTVRWLAELLGYPAEGGMGLLVSGGSTATLTCLAAARHKAVSAAGGDVRAAGLPPHARFVLYLSEEGHSCLRKSAELLGLGTSALRIVPVDAEWRLDVAPLREAIVADRAAGRVPFCVCASAGTVATGAIDQLAAIADVCARERLWFHVDGAYGAPGVLDPAVAARYAGMARADSLAIDPHKWLSVPVECGCALVRDGRLLREAFSLIPSYLQTEEGRGFGGLPWYAEYGFQQTRGFRALKVWMTLQHLGRRGLAAHVARHNALAQSLAARVDAAPDLELTAPVTLSIVCFRYVPPGWPAGDPRLDDLNKAIMQEVQAGGEAFLTNAVLRGRFTLRACVLHYGTGEADLDALIDVVRRTGRRLAAGDGTP